One Littorina saxatilis isolate snail1 linkage group LG12, US_GU_Lsax_2.0, whole genome shotgun sequence genomic region harbors:
- the LOC138983067 gene encoding uncharacterized protein: MLLCNGSISLSLDSKFPTIASTSHVCRLHSENDAATSNLRNVSESLRTQCNQLRPRLAAMRQKMVLTQGPQGIRCILFGLLAFSVASLVLLTHNLYQTFPAKHTSPNVPGCNVPQYDPFDPITKQFVKNLPPYPCERKPWLTKVVGNVLKVDWDVLVKHGESLVKCEYQVIVRESDDEVRFTESVSFTDEARLSEEVEFLQASCLTKMASGKEKNFRTYHHVLREKPEVERQLEKRLLNRNETLQNAHPHYKQAKSWMNVMLVGLDSMSRFSTIRLMPRLRHFLSNQLHAIEMTNYNKVGDNTFPNILGLTTGRKVDEDSQDVLSHIGVITKTHMDRQDLRFLWNDFEEQGYMTLFAEDSPLIGAFNWNKGSGFVDPPTHYYYRPMELAKASHSKLFTHGSRCFAGLPNDELLLNYTLDFCRLLKDRPHFSLTFLCTGTHGDINGGSSVEGYHEQFLTTLKAEGLLDNTLLVYFSDHGVRGLRSARGFRKTPMGKFEEMRPFLFLAFPPWFREAYPDLVERVQENAARMTTPFDIHSTLLDVLYLGTKDPYIGQRKTIHGISLFDEIPVGRTCVDAGIPVQYCVCLKDRPLSTQSAQAHDAGTALIAALNAAQKDFTDKCHSLTLQDVTDFVQVDGGGMFLDLICDGFLPDKSLYRVTVNAQPSGAVFEGTLSKCSRLSPFEMQGEVNRLNLYGNSSHCVRDVPLLKKICFCKGL; the protein is encoded by the exons AAAACGACGCAGCAACATCGAACTTGAGGAACGTCTCTGAGAGTCTACGGACACAATGCAACCAATTGCGTCCAAGACTTGCAGCCATGAGACAGAAAATG GTGCTCACCCAAGGACCACAAGGCATCAGATGCATTCTCTTCGGTCTGCTCGCCTTCAGTGTGGCGTCCCTTGTCCTCCTAACCCACAATCTCTACCAAACTTTCCCCGCCAAACACACAAGTCCAAACGTTCCTGGCTGCAACGTACCCCAGTATGACCCGTTCGACCCCATCACCAAGCAGTTCGTGAAGAATCTTCCGCCGTATCCTTGCGAGCGAAAACCATGGTTGACAAAAGTGGTTGGAAATGTTCTGAAGGTTGATTGGGACGTGTTGGTCAAACATGGAGAGAGCCTTGTAAAGTGTGAATACCAGGTCATTGTCAGGGAATCCGACGACGAAGTGAGGTTTACTGAGTCTGTGAGCTTTACCGACGAGGCGAGGTTGAGCGAAGAAGTGGAGTTTCTTCAGGCGAGTTGCTTGACCAAGATGGCGTCAGGGAAG GAAAAGAATTTCCGAACTTATCACCACGTTCTGCGGGAAAAGCCTGAAGTGGAGAGACAGCTTGAGAAACGTCTGTTGAATCGAAACGAAACGCTACAAAATGCTCATCCACACTACAAACAG GCGAAGAGCTGGATGAATGTCATGCTGGTAGGACTAGACTCCATGTCAAGGTTCAGCACAATTCGGCTGATGCCACGTCTACGTCACTTCCTGTCCAATCAGCTGCACGCCATCGAAATGACAAACTACAATAAG GTAGGCGACAACACGTTCCCAAACATCCTTGGTCTGACGACTGGACGAAAAGTGGATGAGGATTCACAGGACGTGTTGAGTCATATCGGCGTCATCACCAAGACACACATGGACAGGCAGGACCTCCGTTTTCTCTGGAACGATTTCGAG GAACAGGGCTACATGACGCTGTTTGCCGAAGACTCGCCTTTAATCGGGGCGTTCAACTGGAACAAAGGGTCGGGGTTTGTGGATCCTCCCACCCACTATTACTATCGCCCAATGGAGCTAGCCAAGGCGTCTCACAGTAAGCTCTTCACCCATGGATCACGGTGTTTCGCTGGTTTACCCAACGACGAGTTGTTGCTGAACTACACTCTGGATTTTTGTCGCCTGTTGAAGGACAGGCCGCATTTCAGTCTGACGTTTCTGTGTACTGGCACTCATGGGGACATCAACGGAGGAAGCTCG GTGGAAGGGTATCACGAGCAATTCTTGACCACCCTGAAGGCGGAGGGATTGCTGGACAACACTCTGTTGGTCTACTTCAGTGACCATGGCGTCAGGGGGCTGAGAAGTGCGCGAGGATTCAGAAAGACGCCTATGGGAAA GTTCGAAGAGATGCGCCCTTTTCTGTTTCTCGCCTTCCCACCCTGGTTTCGGGAGGCGTACCCAGACCTGGTTGAACGCGTGCAGGAGAATGCTGCCCGCATGACGACCCCCTTCGACATCCATTCCACACTTCTTGACGTGCTATATCTCGGCACCAAGGACCCTTACATCGGCCAACGGAAAACTATCCATGGAATCAGTCTGTTTGATGAG ATTCCAGTCGGCCGGACGTGTGTGGACGCCGGAATTCCTGTTCAGTACTGCGTTTGTCTCAAAGACCGCCCGCTTTCCACACAATCTGCACAAGCCCATGATGCGGGCACCGCTCTCATAGCAGCGTTGAACGCGGCCCAGAAAGACTTCACAGACAAGTGCCATAGTCTGACGTTACAAGACGTCACTGACTTCGTTCAAGTGGATGGGGGAGGGATGTTTCTAGATCTCATCTGCGACGGGTTCTTACCGGACAAATCTTTGTATCGAGTAACGGTAAACGCTCAGCCTAGTGGTGCGGTGTTCGAGGGGACGCTATCGAAGTGTAGCAGGTTGTCGCCCTTTGAAATGCAAGGGGAAGTGAATCGTCTCAATTTGTATGGAAATTCTTCCCATTGTGTGCGTGACGTTCCGCTTCTGAAGAAAATCTGCTTCTGCAAGGGTTTATGA